Genomic segment of Xenopus laevis strain J_2021 chromosome 4S, Xenopus_laevis_v10.1, whole genome shotgun sequence:
GGTGACTGTTTCATGTGACGAAGGATGGACCCTGACTGGCTGCAATGCGTACTCCCGTAGTTCCAATACTTTGGGAGCATATTCTATCGATGACACCTGTGTTGTGTCTAATCCTACAGGTGGTAAAGGTGCCGCAGCCATTGCTATCTGCTGCCAGAACAAACACACTGAAAACAAAGAGAACACAAACTACCGATGAATTAAGCCCAATTAAGCTTTGATTTGCAAGACTTTGGacctattcattttttttattttttattttacattggaaCAGGAGTTCTGCCCACTACATTTGAAACCTGAATTAAAATATGCACTTTGGTTAGCTCAAGGTAAATATCAGGGCTCTGAAAATTGTGGCTGTACTGACATTGCTAATATATAACTTACAGCAATCTCCAAATAGCTGAAAAATCAAGTAAGAACGTGGAAGCTTATAACaggctgtattattattatatagtaagATGAGCAATACACAATATGAatagaacatttattaaaatacaagttTCCATTTTTGAATAAGGACTCAAGAGCCACTAATTCAAGTGCACAGATATTCATAAACATTTTTCAGTGGCATCTCCTATACCTTATCCAAGGAGGCCACATAATCTACAGGAGACAAGAAAGGCAAAGGAAACCGCAATGACTACAAATACCAAACACAACAGACTTTGATTAGGGCAACATGAACCTTACTAGTGTATATGTGATAGTTACATTATACTCCGTATTCATGTAAAACTAGCTCACACTTTCATTATCTAGTACCTTTAGAAGTGAATGTTTAGTTAAAATGTTCAGAATGGAGTAAGTTGTCAGGCTGTGCATATTACTGGCAACTTCTTTTCTAAATGACcaaagtattcatatttttagcgcATATCCTTTAATTGCACTAAGGCAATAGTAAGCATTTAAATTGTTTGTTCCAGTCTTTGAAAATAATCCCTGCTCATTATTAGCAATGATGAGTCTTAGGTTGTAGGATGTCATGCTTGGGAAGGATGGGAATGCATCTCCAGGAACTGACGGAGGACCTCTCAagagatatatatttatctcaCAACTGCAGGGGTGGAGTGTTTCCTTTTCACTATAACTTCTGTTTTATACTTTGGACATATTTATTTGGGGCTTGTGAggctgctttattttgtataccagtcatattttgaataaaatataacaatatataaaaccTGTTTCAGTACTCCTCTTTCACactaaaatctgtaaaaatcatagaaataattttaaaaacatgcgaatatataatttttgttcTGTTGCATTGATAAACAAAAGGGACAGAAAAATACTTGGAGAAAACACCACTGGGgaaaaaggatattttcttgaattaaatataattacaaaaataaataactggGTCCTGGGCTACTGAGTATTATGCAGTAAAGGGAAAATATgagcaacttaaaggagaaggaaagtcgtttcacacttgggggtgccaaatgttagacacccccaagtgattgtattggcttacctgataccccgggctgtgctcctatcagcagaaaactgcactggcccagggttattccaatGAGCACCACTGAACGATTCTCTTCCAATTTGTTTGCGTGGCTGCGCAGTAGgacaaaaagctgaactttaactaaagcTATTGGTGCAATATATCAGGCAAAAAGCAgaagaaatctgaattttcaggggaaaaagctgaaaaaaatcagaggaaaaatcaaaaaatgtgagaatcagattttttcctgcaaagcaaatttttgggaaaatttaataaaaaaactgagcagatttgatcggagtttgtagcagaaaatattgagataaattcggaccccTTGGAGTTTCAGTAAACACGgctgatagaattgatacaatagttgctaatattctacagatactgctgagaaatgtattgactaatgctatcaactaaatgtagcaaattgtaacagtccagaagctcctggatcactgagcttccagagtgaaaccccagagacaggaacattaaacttcaaactTCAGTTTTGGGtaacggtaaaaaaaaataaaagatggaaagcaatctttgtttaaaaattaaaatgttaaaacagaATCCCACCTCCAACAAATTCTTTAACTGAAAAAAGCTCTGTTGAGTTTCAAGGTTATTTCCCTTTATGTCCTGAAATGTGCAGCAGTATCATCATAAACCACTTATGTCAGATacactaagggtaggacttcacgatGCGAGAGGAGCCGACACGTCGCGATGCggcaaaacgcatgcgacgtgtcggatgttctaaagaaaacggaagtgaaggagaaatcgcaggtaagaagtacatttatccgactgtcggatgaaaacgcagctgCCCTTATGGCTACAGAACATGTGCACTTTATTGCATGCAAGGCACTTGCACTGTACATTGAAACGAAGAGCAGGAACACAATTAAAAACAGATCGCTGTACTTTGGTTGAAAATTTATTGTAGAGAAACATTTTTGGAACGAGTAAATAATTAGTCAGTTGATAAAACAATACAAGAATAAAAAAGGCCAATCAAATGTGCCTTGGAACAAAGTGCTTGCAGTCTTTTCCTAGACAGAGTTTTAAGATCAAGAATGGTTTCCGTTAGATTAGAATGACACTCTCTTGCCGATAAAAAACAGGAAAGCTGTCCTTAGATAAGCGATTCCGATTTATGGTGCATGGAGAATATCAGCTAAAAGTATCCGAGTGCACATGCAATATCTGAATGAGTGTATAGTATAATATTCTTGGCAATCCTGGTGTTCCACagctaatactgtatattatttattgccAGCTCTGTGAGATATCCCAGCACTTGAAGTAAATATTCTTTGCTCAGAATCTGTTAggataagaaaataaaaacagttttaacTATAACTATAAATTGTAgttatcagtggcataactaacaTACAGGTGGGCTGGGGACTACTTCCAACATCATCTCTGCAACAAACTTTACCCGCTGCCTCAGAAACAAGCAAGCTGACAGGCAGCAGAGGTTGAAGGGAGGGCTGGCGAAGGACTGGCTAAGGGTGCATTGTGGCCCAACCCCTTCCCAAAAAGAGTTTTTGTGGAGGTGCCCTGCCTGTTCAAGTAATAGCACTGGCAGTTAGACACACGAGATATACAACTCAGGCAGATTACAACAGGTTAATAAAATAATCCCATagagaaagagaaatattttgctattaaaattcagttggtttcaccagaaataatgactttttccaatgacctCCTATTTCCTATGTGTGactggtttttctaatattgaagtgtaaagtttaatttttcaccttctaaagcagccctgggaagggggggggggtcgctgaccttgtaaactgttctaaattgatacatttcttatgtttaaCCCTGCTAAGCaaaattcctgagtttcattaaaggcagctgttagaattgatacaatagttgtgacTACTCCagcgatgctgctgagaaatgtatcaactaaatgttgcaaaacagtaACTTTTTTGCTTCTGTGCCTGAACTACTGAGTTGCCAGATTCAATTCTAAAcgtaaaaaattaaagatggaaagtgattgaaaaaaagtctatttctggtgaacaatcaaacaattgaactgaaagaaagtgtttggaaggttgaCAACTCCTTTAACTGAATTACAAAATATtggctcagcaaaaaaaaaaaaaaaatgaagccacATAGCCCAGCAAGAAGGACTATAATGGTGCAACATGTGTTCACTATAATAAGCATCTGTAATAAGAGCACAGTAAAAATAATCCTTAGGCACTCTCGGCAATGACTGGCTGAACGATTGTGTATAGAGAAATAATTACTGTAACTACTCACCTTTACTTTACCATCACAGTGTGCTGATGCCACAGAGGTGGAGACCTTTACAAGATGAGTTGCTGATAAGTGGATCTTAAAATGCCGGAAAAAATGAGTATAGAGGCACTGAAAAAAAAGATCGACTTCTTCTGCCAAGACCTCATCTTGTCCTTTATGTATATTACTCCAAAGGGCCTTAATATCTTCTGGATGAATGGCATATGATATGTCCATATGTGGTTCGACTGGCACGGAAAAGATAAACTCAGTGGCTGTGATATGTTCATGTGCTTCATAGCCGGTCCACATCGCTGCCATCCAAGCAAGATCCCGAGAGCTGATTGGCAAACTACTGAAAGAACAGTcaaaagctttttgaaaccaagTCCCCACCATTGCTGTAAGAGTCTCTGCTCCATTTACAAGGAATAAAGGAAGACATAGAAGAGTCTCTGACGTTAACATGTCTAAAGTATCTTCGTCTGCAAAAGTACAGCAAAAACAGCCTGACCAGACAATGCGGTCTTGTGCACCTGCTGCAGAAAGCGGAGCTTTCGCCAAAacctaaaatacaaaataattcaagtcaatgaaaatactttatttcagATGCCACATGCTTCAAGTACAAATTTGGAAGTATTTGGTATTATGTATATTTAACTAGCATAGCATATTGTAATTTTGCCAACCAAAGCAGAATCCAGGGACCAGTCCAATTGCcagtttggagtcaggaagaaattttttccccctctaaggcaaattggagaggcttcaaatgggttttttgccttcctctggatcaactggcagttaggcaggttaaaatagagttaaaatgttgaacttgatggacctaaCGTATGATGTATAATCATCCGTAGCTCCACATTACATCCGATTGGTTAAATGCAGAACAACACTGAGTCGGATCAACAGCATTCAATAAAGTTGCCATTAGTTCTTATTTCTCTTATAAAGGGTTGGCTTGTCTAAGTGTTAAAAACTGGATATTCAGATTGTTCTCTTATAAAAACAATGCCAAACCCTACAAGATAATTTCATGACCTTATATAGAAACACAGAGTCGGTACAATGGACTTTCCTGCAACTTCACAAAGGACACAAGGAATGGGGAGAAAGGCACTTTCATCTTTAGCTCTAAAAGTTGAACAAAGTTAAATATGGAATATGGAGTTTCCTAGTCAAACAGTTAGTATCTGCAGATAtagtttaaaaacaaagtagaaaagGGCTGGTTTTGTTTAGTAGAGCACATTTTACACCAGCAGTTCTCAGTATCTCTGAAGAAATAGCAGCTAATGCCATGTATACAATGTGTGACTAAACTAAagtgaacgtgtgtctttttgaccctaatgaaaaatatacaaaactataaaaaaaagtgtgctcACCTGAACAAGAATAGATCCTGGATCTTGCTCTCTTCCCTTAAGCCCAGGTAGGGGGGAGAAAGTTGCTTTCACGTTCAACTCTGTGCCAACCTCAACTGCTAGTCCCTTTTGCTTCTCAGCACAGATGTGGGCAGACAGAAGCCTGGCATACTCCTTTAAGTTTGTGTATGAGAATTTGTGCATTGGGGTCACACTATATAGGGTCCATTGCTTGCTAAGAAGGAGAGCGACCTTTGCAGGATCAACAGATTCCTGAAAgcacaacaaatatatatatatagttaaaataaTGATACCAAGAGATTGGGTACAAATGTATCCTGTAGTGTATTTtcatttctaaagctggccatagatgtacagattttcaacagatccaatccacatcgtgagaccaagatcttctgagaaccatcgtacgaacgttcgaactgtccatcaactaaaacgaccaatttaccaggaaaacaaaggggagctgcctgcttggccctgcaaacatccatagattgtactgggaccgacaaagattttttaacctggccgatcaatttcctggcagatgtcggacgaaaaatcgtaagatgtacgatcgtttgaatcccactaaccgcacgataatttgacgaatcggtcgggctgcgctgaaatcggtcgtttcgcaaagaagaatcgtcgcgtctatgggggccaTAATTTTTACGACAGGTGAACTTGCCAGGAAATTCATTTTTTGGAATACATTCAGTTTTcttattcataataaaaaaaatgttacactaTCATAACAAAGGCTACTGAATAGTCAGGAAACTTACACTGacatttctattaaaggggttgttcacctttaaattaacttttagcattatgtacagtgatattttgagacaatttgcagttggttttcatttttttgagttatttagcttttaattcaacagctctgcggtttgaaatttcagcaatcgggttgctaggttactctttaccctagcaaccatgcgttgattttaataagagactggccTGAACagaagatgagcaatacaaaatagcaataacactATATCTGTAGCTTTATGGAGCATTtgccttttagatggggtcagtgacccccatttgaaagctggaaagagtcagaagaaggcaaataattaaaaaacgccaaaaattatgaagaccaattgcttacAATtgcccattctacaacatactaaaagttaacttaaaggtaaaccatccctttaatatataagtGGACGCAATTTCTGGGTGGGCAGGTGGACACCACTCCAAGGAGGCTAGAGACCTATATCCACAACCCTGAACTCCGGAAACCTTTATCAGTATTCTATAATCATTTAATGTCAATAGGTAACTCTAACcttaaaaaaacccatctgaaatgGCTAAAAGATATACCCTCGCTAGATGAGGAAAAATGGAATGATGCTCTGGAGTCCTACTCAGATGGGATGATATGTAGTAAGGACAAACTAAGTCAACTTAAATACCTGCACAGGACTTATCTCACCCCTCAAAGATTGCATAGGATGAATCCCACTTTAGCACCGGCCTGTCCTAGATGTTCTGAACCGGTGGCCAATTATTTTCATATGGTGTGGACCTGTCCTGTGATACGTCTTTTTTGGCAGCAAGTGCTGCAGATTATTAGTGGGAAAACGAATTGGTTACTCCCTGTGTATCCACTGATACTCTTATTGAACAGGGTAGAGGAAGTATCTGTTAAAAGTGCTGAGTGTACTCTCCTTTCTATTTTACTAATGCTTGCAAAAAAAGCTATAGCCCTCAAATGGAAGGATTCCTCtggcccaactgtccctttttggtTGGACCTCATTAGGAAAGCAATGCTTAGGAAAGCAATGCCCATGTATAAACTGACGTACATGAGAAGGAACTGCCCGGaaaaatttcttaaaatatgGGGAATCTGGCTGGATGAGGAGGAGGTTTGATGATTATGGTCCCACACTAGTGTAGATACATTGTCAACGTAGTAGTGGTTTGGTGGCTCCTACAACCCCATACCCTCCCCCCCGTACGCGAGTATATTACACATGTATATCCCTTATATGTCTGTTCCTTTTGGTATAACCTTCTGACTTAGGTCACGGTCTAGTGTTCTGATCATTGGTTGGACCTCACGGCCACACTGGCAGTTATATGGTCATAGGTTCGCTGCTTGCAATACCAGAGATACAATTGGTGCAACAATTTTTAAcatgtcaatttttttatttttatttttgttaactgCAATTGATCCTGCATATTGATTGTAAACgcagaaatgtattttacttgCCACTGTACGTTCATGCCTCTGTTATACTTTCAATAAAGCAGTAattgttaaaataatatataagtggATATATTACGTGAACTAGACATCATGGAGGCACCCATATGCAATAAGCATGcttgaaatattaaaatatgctaataaacagtttatttgtataaaaacaagtgtttaaatacatataaacactGGTGTACTAACCATTTAAAAAAGGCACGACATAGCCACTTTAAGTTGCCAAGTAATTTTCTACTTACTGATAAAGGACTGGTCTGGTGGATCCTTCTCTTTGATGGTGCATGATGGAAGGGTGTATGCCTTCGTGCTGAGGCTAAGCCTATATGAGGGAAGCCAGTATTTTGAAACTGGATGCTTCTTCTTGCAGATGAGAAGTCCTTTGGGGTTGAAACCCCATTAGAAGGTGATTGCATGGCTAGCAATTCAAAGTGAAAGCTCACTTGATCTCAACAGAAGACATGATTTAAATATGCTCAACCTTTTAGGGCCATGGAAGCTCTTGCAAATATTGCCTGCAATGTAAATGAAATTAGAAGTGGTATATTGGTGATCAGGTTTGCTTCTTTAAGTACATAAAATGCAGGAAATGGGTGGGCATGTTCCCTGCCAGAAGAAGACTAGGAGGGGAATAGCTAATCAAAGTCCTACAGTCATGCAACTATGCTTCGGTTTAGTGATGTGTTGGTTGAGAAAAACTCAATCCAGACTCGGCTTCCCCCACCATTTATAGACCAGCGCCGATGTCACAAAAGGAGTGGGGCAGTCACATACCTATAAAAAAGGAACCTGCCAGTGTAAGGCCACGGGTTGGGAAAGCAGGTTGAACCTGCCTGCGACCCACAATTGGTACagtgtggctagggttgccaccttttctggaaaaaaatacctgcattcctatatatttatcttttttccctattaataacattgggatcaaccgtaatttttaccggccaggccggtaaaatacaggtaaggtggcaaccctaagtgtggCTGGCCCGAACCCAACAGGTGGGTAAACCTGTGGGTCCCACAGGtatcagagcaaaaaaaaaaaaaaaatccaatggcacacaggactaatgTAACGCCTTAAGTGTTTATTGCGGTGCAATGTTTCGGGCGGACCCCTTTGCACCGCATTCCACAATAAACACTTAAGGTGTTGctttagtcctgtgtgccattggatttttttttttttgctcgaaTTGGGAGGCAGCAGGACCTccacctgtgtgcaccaggcAACTCTGTTTAGCCTAGTGAGCAAAGGTGTGAGAGGACCAAAACCATTTGTATCTACTCCCACAGGTATCGGGCcaggcccacacatcactacttcagTTCCTGATCAGGtggcctagctgctgattggttcctgtcctacagtgcagtttgctgatggcggccctgcacagcctgggaaaggaggcagcaggacgTGCAACAACTGGGCAGGACTAGTAGTatttttgcagacattttcaataaatcagcctgaaacactatttttaagcacattccttattgaaaagagtataatgcacgaACGTAAACCTCCCCAAACAAATGAGCCTAATTGGGGAGGGATTTGTGGAGGTTTGTAAGTATGGCATGTGGATAACCGATCCAAACAATGTCCTAACAGGATAACCTTGATCAGAGCGAAGGATAAACTATAAGAAAGGGGGATTAAATGCAGAACGTACACTCCTATAAAATCGCTGCTCTAGAGGGTGACTGAACATACAGCGGCCTAATAAACACATACAAGTATTCCTCATCACCAACTCAATAACACACTCCCCTTTATTTATGTCTCCCACTATACCAAACACACAGATGCGAATCCAACCACCACCCCTTTACTTCACTAACCTACAGTCCGGTACCAGCAGCGCCATATACAGTAACATCGCggcttttcttttttcaaaaagcTAACATATCCCAGCATTCAGTGCGTCCCACACCATAGTGAGGCGCGAAACGCACGCCGCTTCCTCATTGGTAGGTTCCAGAACGCAGGAAAAAGAGAATGTGCTAATGTTATTATCTCCTATAGCCAAGGAAAAGTGATAGGGTGCCGTCACTATTTTACAACTTATATGTAGCTTCGTGTTTCAGAAAAGTAATGAACCGCTACTTTTGACTCCGCCGGTATTTTGGGCTTTCCAGGTCCCTTAGTTTGAGGGAATCTCCCGCCTGATTCAGCTCGGATATTGGCTTGAACCAAAGTGCGACACTATTTATATGaacatggggataaagggcaAACTGAACGAATAAAGGGATTCCTGGAGccttttgggggttatttacgtACGGTGGgccacatttttacacattactcTCACTCGGTGTATGGAACTAACCCATTCATTTGATTTGGTGTACATTCCTATTGTTATTTAGTCATTTTTATATAGTACTGCTACAGAGACCCACCCCATGTCAGGATATGGGAGATAATGatccaggaaaaaagaaaaaaaataagcaatacatGTTTAACccaaaataaagtttaaatacaGGTAACACGGCACCACCCCCTGTAGATTAAATAATCTATATATGTAAGATTATTGTCCAAGGGAATATCCCCCCCCACCCAGGGAATCcccaccccagtccaagggtgtgAATCCCATTGTAGAATATAGGCATATAGTGGGGTGTTCCCcagaaatagtaaataaaaacaaaactatattaaaagtataaagtcatttattaggacaaaaaatggccttatgcatttcatgcctgctgggggcacttactcataggccatGATATAAAATGATCCAGTCCCTTTTTTAGGCATGAATTCATATTGACACTAAAAATAACATGAACTAAGGTCTCAAAAAGGCCCCAGTGCAAATTTGATAATTTCTTCCCTCAATACATGGGGCCAGGGTAGGACTGGActgtgggacaccaggaaaaaaacacgTGGGCCCCGACGGCACAGATCCACAGCCTGTGCTGCTTCTTCCTGCTGCAACCTCCCTTCTTTAGGCCTGTTGCTGCAAAAACACAGTGTGCACACGTGCAGCAGGGCGgagggcaggtccggactgagaattaaaataggccctggcattttaggtacacagaggcccaaccagaacacatagaggcccaaacagccccccacagccaactaaatgctgactttccatgggaccttatagcagcccctctggcatttgcgagaacccacagattgccagtccgggcctggcggaGGGTGCAGTGGGGTCCTTGAGACAGCAGCCacggtgggcccagggcccctcagtccgaccctgcttgggGCTGGTTGATTTAACACAGCACTTTATGAAATGTATTCCTCATTGCGAAGGTTACAGTTCCCTAtctcactaaaggtggccatagacgttaagatttttaaaagatcttttcgtcaTTGTAAGACCAAGTTTATcctgaaaaaattgtttaaatgtacattttgtccattaaaggaaaattataccccccaaacaatgtaggtctctattaaaagatactgaataaaacagctcatgtgtaaaaccctgcttcatgtaaatgaaccattatcataataatatacttttttagtagtatgtgccattgggtaatcataaatagaaaattgccattttaaaaaataagggccaccccctgacacccaggtaccggtacagctctattgcgcatgcgccgaatgtcacgaagtgaaatcggaaaacttcgtgacattcggcgcatgcgcaatagagctgtaccggtacctgttcctactgcgcatgcgccagaagacgccggtcagagcaggaagaagacgcgcgtgggagaagatggcgactgtgaactccgtggacaggacctgcgcagaggggtgagtaacaagttaggggcatttgcccagtggtaGTTTGGTGTTCGCATCTGTCGCCATCAAATCCACTTGTGGACGACCCCAAATGGAAGTTATCCACGCAAAAATCTTCTGATTCAGCTCCCATTCTCAAAAGAGTAGGAGATGTCGACTG
This window contains:
- the cenpl.S gene encoding centromere protein L S homeolog isoform X1; amino-acid sequence: MQSPSNGVSTPKDFSSARRSIQFQNTGFPHIGLASARRHTPFHHAPSKRRIHQTSPLSESVDPAKVALLLSKQWTLYSVTPMHKFSYTNLKEYARLLSAHICAEKQKGLAVEVGTELNVKATFSPLPGLKGREQDPGSILVQVLAKAPLSAAGAQDRIVWSGCFCCTFADEDTLDMLTSETLLCLPLFLVNGAETLTAMVGTWFQKAFDCSFSSLPISSRDLAWMAAMWTGYEAHEHITATEFIFSVPVEPHMDISYAIHPEDIKALWSNIHKGQDEVLAEEVDLFFQCLYTHFFRHFKIHLSATHLVKVSTSVASAHCDGKVKILSKEYLLQVLGYLTELAINNIQY